In Anaerolineales bacterium, the following proteins share a genomic window:
- a CDS encoding P1 family peptidase, protein MPTNNSITAIPGIRVGHAHDEAAATGCTVILAEKGAVASVDQRGGAPGTRETDLLRPGHLVNKVHAIMLSGGSAFGLDAASGAMRYLEERKVGLNVGVARVPIVPSAILFDLGIGSATRRPDAAMGYQACVNASTAEPAQGNAGAGMGATVGKLLGMGQAIKAGIGNALVDAGGGVKVGALIAVNTFGDVIGPDGEILAGVRSIKKGPLKIGKGMFADSMQVLRTAAGRSVMGLAQGSNTVIGVVATNAQLDKEGASKVAAMASNGLARCLRPANTMLDGDTIFALSSGRKAADVSIVGAFAAEAVVQAVYNAVQAARGLAGVPSLHELGG, encoded by the coding sequence GCCATGCGCATGACGAAGCGGCCGCCACCGGTTGCACCGTCATCTTGGCCGAGAAAGGCGCGGTGGCCAGCGTCGACCAGCGCGGCGGCGCGCCGGGCACACGCGAGACCGACCTGCTGCGGCCCGGCCATCTGGTCAACAAAGTACACGCCATCATGCTATCGGGCGGCTCGGCCTTTGGGCTGGACGCGGCCAGCGGCGCCATGCGCTACCTTGAGGAGCGCAAAGTAGGCCTCAACGTGGGCGTAGCGCGCGTGCCGATCGTGCCCAGCGCGATCTTGTTCGATCTGGGCATCGGTTCGGCGACGCGCCGCCCCGATGCGGCGATGGGCTACCAGGCCTGCGTGAACGCCAGCACCGCGGAGCCCGCCCAGGGCAACGCCGGGGCCGGCATGGGCGCCACGGTGGGCAAGCTGCTGGGCATGGGCCAAGCCATCAAGGCGGGCATTGGCAACGCGCTGGTGGACGCCGGCGGCGGGGTTAAGGTGGGGGCATTGATCGCGGTCAACACTTTTGGCGATGTGATCGGGCCGGATGGCGAGATCCTGGCGGGTGTGCGCTCGATCAAAAAAGGCCCGCTCAAAATTGGCAAAGGCATGTTTGCCGACAGTATGCAGGTGCTGCGCACGGCCGCCGGGCGCAGCGTGATGGGCCTGGCGCAGGGTAGCAACACCGTCATCGGCGTGGTGGCCACCAACGCCCAGCTAGACAAGGAAGGCGCCAGCAAGGTGGCCGCGATGGCCAGCAACGGGCTGGCACGCTGCCTGCGCCCGGCGAACACCATGCTCGACGGCGACACGATCTTTGCCCTCAGCAGCGGCCGCAAGGCGGCAGATGTGAGCATTGTGGGCGCGTTTGCAGCCGAGGCAGTGGTGCAGGCGGTCTACAACGCCGTGCAGGCCGCCCGCGGCCTGGCGGGCGTGCCCAGCCTGCACGAGCTGGGCGGGTAA
- a CDS encoding NYN domain-containing protein, giving the protein MTEEHTVYAFVDSQNLNLGVSNDIVIGKHNVYSGWKLDFRRFFVYLKDKYRVDKVYLFIGKKPGNQSLYDFLEEVGYKMIYKPTISQKDGVTKGNVDAELVLHSMIELPNYDQAIIVSGDGDFLCLIEHLDGLGKLKALLVPNRHRYSSLLRKFATKTAYISDLKEKLEFKTKREG; this is encoded by the coding sequence GTGACTGAGGAGCACACTGTTTATGCTTTTGTAGACAGCCAAAATTTAAACTTGGGTGTCAGCAATGATATTGTTATTGGCAAGCACAATGTCTATTCTGGATGGAAACTGGACTTTAGGCGGTTTTTCGTTTATCTAAAAGATAAATACAGGGTGGATAAGGTGTATCTCTTTATTGGCAAGAAGCCCGGCAATCAATCGCTATACGATTTTCTTGAAGAAGTTGGATACAAAATGATATATAAGCCAACAATTTCTCAGAAAGACGGTGTAACAAAAGGAAATGTGGATGCCGAACTGGTGTTACATTCCATGATTGAATTACCAAACTACGATCAAGCGATTATTGTTTCTGGAGATGGAGACTTTCTTTGCCTCATTGAACACCTTGATGGGCTGGGTAAACTCAAGGCACTTTTAGTACCCAATAGGCACCGCTATTCTTCTCTGTTGCGTAAATTTGCCACAAAAACGGCCTATATCTCAGATTTGAAGGAAAAACTAGAATTTAAAACAAAACGAGAGGGATAG
- a CDS encoding SGNH/GDSL hydrolase family protein: MPTIVFIGDSITEGAADYVRGGWSRRLAASLPPGWEAVQAGVGGDTIQLILARLEQDALIYAPDIVVLAVGINDSRRYGANGPYEVPLEEFRRGLAEFARRMAGHPTQVLVVGLTPLDEARTLPIAEDLYYTQVAATQYDAALEHFAAQHGYRYVALAPAFAAAGGAAALTADGLHPTPDGHALIAAAVQAGLQGWL; encoded by the coding sequence ATGCCCACCATCGTATTCATCGGAGACTCGATCACAGAAGGCGCCGCGGATTATGTGCGCGGCGGCTGGTCGCGCCGCCTGGCTGCCAGCCTGCCGCCGGGCTGGGAAGCGGTGCAAGCCGGCGTGGGCGGCGACACCATCCAACTCATTCTGGCGCGGCTGGAGCAAGACGCGCTGATCTACGCCCCGGATATTGTGGTGCTGGCGGTAGGCATCAACGACTCGCGCCGCTATGGTGCCAACGGGCCTTACGAAGTGCCCCTGGAAGAGTTCCGGCGCGGGCTGGCAGAGTTTGCCCGGCGCATGGCCGGCCACCCCACGCAGGTGCTGGTCGTAGGGCTCACCCCGCTCGACGAGGCGCGCACTCTGCCGATCGCCGAAGACCTGTATTACACGCAAGTGGCCGCCACGCAGTACGATGCGGCGCTGGAACACTTTGCCGCGCAGCACGGCTATCGCTACGTGGCGCTGGCGCCGGCCTTCGCCGCGGCCGGCGGTGCGGCCGCGCTCACGGCGGATGGCCTGCACCCTACCCCGGATGGCCATGCACTCATCGCCGCGGCGGTGCAGGCCGGGCTGCAAGGCTGGCTGTGA
- a CDS encoding YcaQ family DNA glycosylase, with protein sequence MAKSLPTEVTVSVGQARRYLVAYQRLAQPRTLKGKAGALEYIRQVNCIQFDPINVVGQNPHLVLQSRVRNYRPALLDELLYRERSLVDGFDKVMSIYPREDWPFFNAYRAAMGQLYKEASSTEKATRLLDWVREEIRTRGPLSALELEDDTKMDWWLTGSARAVRIALDILFYSGEVVIHHRVANRRYFELATRVLGEPLTAPADPHEDASAYREWHVLRRIESMGLARPQGNGQWGGIQRSGSLEPVLARLVGREAIARVGVEGVPGQVFYLPRSQLAALQRTPPRRAAAASFLAPLDNLLWDRDLLEQLFGFYYRWEVYVPEAKRQYGYYVLPVLYGDAFVARFDPGYDRKTQTLTIKNWWWQPGVPRRDEAMQTALAQCLRDFMRYLGAQRTVLGAPVQRERTLKAIVRLAAS encoded by the coding sequence ATGGCAAAGAGTCTGCCAACTGAAGTCACGGTGAGCGTGGGGCAAGCGCGCCGCTACCTGGTGGCGTACCAGCGCCTGGCCCAGCCGCGCACTCTCAAGGGCAAAGCCGGGGCGCTCGAATACATCCGCCAGGTGAATTGCATCCAATTCGATCCGATCAATGTGGTGGGGCAAAACCCTCACCTCGTTTTGCAATCACGCGTGCGCAACTACCGGCCGGCACTGCTGGATGAACTGCTGTACCGCGAGCGCAGCCTGGTGGATGGCTTCGATAAGGTGATGTCGATCTACCCACGCGAAGACTGGCCCTTCTTCAACGCCTACCGCGCGGCGATGGGCCAACTGTACAAAGAGGCCAGCAGCACCGAGAAAGCCACGCGCCTGCTCGATTGGGTGCGCGAGGAAATTCGCACGCGCGGCCCGCTCTCGGCATTGGAATTGGAAGACGATACCAAGATGGATTGGTGGCTCACCGGCTCGGCGCGGGCGGTGCGCATCGCTCTCGACATTTTGTTTTACTCAGGCGAGGTAGTGATCCACCACCGGGTGGCCAACCGGCGCTATTTTGAGCTGGCGACGCGCGTATTGGGCGAGCCGCTCACCGCGCCGGCCGATCCGCACGAGGATGCCAGCGCCTACCGCGAATGGCACGTACTGCGCCGCATCGAAAGCATGGGGCTGGCTCGCCCGCAGGGCAACGGCCAATGGGGCGGCATCCAACGTAGTGGCTCGCTGGAGCCGGTGCTGGCGCGCCTGGTGGGCCGCGAGGCGATCGCCCGCGTGGGCGTGGAGGGCGTGCCCGGCCAGGTGTTTTACCTGCCGCGCAGCCAACTCGCCGCGCTACAACGCACGCCGCCGCGCCGGGCTGCTGCTGCCAGCTTCCTGGCGCCACTGGATAACCTGCTGTGGGATCGTGACCTGCTGGAGCAGCTGTTTGGCTTCTACTACCGCTGGGAAGTGTACGTGCCCGAGGCGAAACGCCAGTATGGCTACTATGTGCTGCCAGTCTTGTATGGCGATGCGTTTGTAGCGCGTTTTGACCCGGGCTATGACCGCAAAACACAAACGCTGACGATCAAGAATTGGTGGTGGCAGCCCGGCGTGCCGCGCCGCGATGAAGCAATGCAGACCGCTTTGGCGCAATGCCTGCGTGATTTCATGCGCTACCTGGGCGCCCAGCGCACAGTGCTGGGCGCGCCGGTGCAGCGCGAGCGCACGCTGAAGGCAATCGTGCGCCTGGCGGCGAGCTAA